In Streptomyces sp. NBC_00483, a single window of DNA contains:
- a CDS encoding long-chain-fatty-acid--CoA ligase has protein sequence MTNLARHLVRTAEAHPERPALRLDEQVLDYRTLDERSARVAAWLADRGVGPGDRVAVVLPNVPHFAVAYYGALRAGAVVVPMNPLLKSGEIGYSAGDCAARTILTGGPSLPQAAAAAQELGITCTDVTGEDFAAALDAMHGDSAVVDRADDDAAVILYTSGTTGRPKGAVLTHGNLRSNTATVARLLGITGDDTVFGGLPFFHVFGQTCGLNAAVLTGACVTLLPRFDAAKALRILTRDRVTVMEGVPTMFVALLAAADAAGGASVDTVRVSATGGSAMPVEVLHRFEAAFGCPVVEGYGLSETSPVVTLGAVDGVRKPGSIGVPVDGVEVRLLDDEGKEVTEGEVGEIAVLGPNVMRGYWNRPEADAAAFTDGWFRTGDLARRDEDGHYFIVDRKKDLIIRGGYNVYPREIEEVLYTHPAVAEAAVIGLPHELHGEEICAVLTLKPGTAATAEELRDYAKERVAAYKYPRTVRLVEALPKGPTGKILKRELPAVL, from the coding sequence GTGACCAATCTCGCCCGCCACCTGGTGCGCACCGCCGAGGCACATCCCGAGCGTCCCGCGCTCCGCCTCGACGAGCAGGTGCTCGACTACCGCACGCTGGACGAGCGGAGCGCGCGGGTGGCCGCATGGCTCGCCGACCGGGGCGTCGGACCGGGCGACCGCGTCGCGGTCGTGCTGCCCAACGTCCCGCACTTCGCGGTGGCCTACTACGGGGCGCTGCGCGCGGGCGCCGTCGTCGTCCCGATGAACCCGCTGCTGAAGTCGGGGGAGATCGGCTACAGCGCCGGTGACTGCGCGGCCCGGACCATTCTCACCGGCGGCCCGTCGCTGCCCCAGGCGGCCGCCGCGGCGCAGGAGTTGGGCATCACGTGCACCGACGTGACCGGTGAGGACTTCGCGGCCGCCCTCGACGCCATGCACGGGGACTCCGCGGTCGTGGACCGGGCGGACGACGACGCCGCGGTGATCCTCTACACCTCGGGCACCACCGGCCGTCCCAAGGGCGCCGTCCTCACCCACGGCAATCTGCGCAGCAACACCGCGACCGTCGCCCGGCTGCTCGGCATCACCGGCGACGACACCGTCTTCGGCGGTCTGCCGTTCTTCCACGTCTTCGGCCAGACCTGCGGCCTGAACGCCGCCGTCCTGACCGGCGCCTGTGTGACGCTGCTGCCCCGCTTCGACGCAGCGAAGGCGCTGCGGATCCTGACCCGCGACCGGGTCACCGTCATGGAGGGCGTGCCGACCATGTTCGTGGCGCTGCTCGCGGCGGCGGACGCGGCCGGCGGGGCGTCCGTCGACACGGTCCGGGTCTCGGCGACGGGCGGCTCGGCGATGCCGGTCGAGGTGCTGCACCGCTTCGAAGCGGCGTTCGGCTGCCCGGTGGTCGAGGGGTACGGACTCTCCGAGACCTCGCCCGTCGTCACGCTCGGCGCGGTCGACGGCGTCCGCAAGCCCGGCTCGATCGGCGTCCCCGTCGACGGTGTCGAGGTCCGTCTGCTCGACGACGAGGGCAAGGAGGTCACCGAGGGCGAGGTCGGCGAGATCGCGGTCCTCGGCCCCAACGTCATGCGCGGTTACTGGAACCGGCCCGAGGCCGACGCCGCGGCCTTCACCGACGGCTGGTTCCGCACCGGCGACCTCGCCCGCCGCGACGAGGACGGCCACTACTTCATCGTCGACCGCAAGAAGGACCTGATCATCAGGGGCGGCTACAACGTCTACCCGCGCGAGATCGAAGAGGTCCTCTACACGCACCCGGCCGTCGCCGAGGCCGCCGTCATCGGCCTCCCGCACGAGCTGCACGGCGAGGAGATCTGCGCCGTCCTGACCCTCAAGCCGGGGACGGCGGCCACCGCGGAGGAACTGCGGGACTACGCCAAGGAGCGGGTGGCCGCGTACAAGTACCCGCGCACCGTGCGCCTCGTGGAGGCTCTGCCCAAGGGCCCCACCGGCAAGATCCTCAAGCGGGAGCTGCCCGCGGTGCTGTAG
- a CDS encoding DUF1254 domain-containing protein yields MGATGAAREAGGVPPGTVMTPEFARLLARDIYVWGWPIVNAFHRRASFAAAPEPGLVDGVLPAAPIGHVAMLTGYVDPSQRWVAHPNQDVVYGFGYGAVDDDPVVIQVPDFGDRYWVCALYDARSEEFSRLGLQYGTGPGNYLVVGPRWDGEVPGGITEVLRSPTELVAMGPRVFLDDTPEDLEAVQPLLNQMVIHPLSAHAGSPRTVDWRKVPHFPGGDTSAGERQWVDPETFFDELPGVLDRVPPLPGEESRYAMMRALLAAADSDPDVAAAAREAAVETEAAVIAPLFHFRTNGTRLDGGWNTPLNVARWGFDYLTRTATAKSNMYVNQPEETRYFFLEYDSQDRRLDGDKRYTITFPPGQVPPVDGFWSLTLYNPEHFFAPNELGRYSLGTKSGSMTYGADGSLTLHIQHEPPAEGQRANWLPAPRGAFELTLRAYWPKSVIADGSWTPPPVRQV; encoded by the coding sequence ATGGGTGCCACCGGAGCCGCCCGCGAGGCGGGAGGGGTGCCGCCGGGCACGGTGATGACACCGGAGTTCGCGCGGCTGCTCGCGCGGGACATCTATGTGTGGGGCTGGCCGATCGTCAACGCCTTCCACCGCCGCGCCTCCTTCGCCGCGGCTCCGGAACCCGGCCTCGTGGACGGCGTCCTGCCGGCCGCCCCCATCGGCCATGTGGCGATGCTGACCGGGTACGTCGACCCGTCGCAGCGCTGGGTGGCCCACCCCAACCAGGACGTCGTCTACGGCTTCGGCTACGGCGCGGTGGACGACGACCCGGTCGTCATCCAGGTGCCGGACTTCGGCGACCGCTACTGGGTCTGCGCCCTCTACGACGCCCGCAGCGAGGAGTTCTCCCGGCTCGGCCTCCAGTACGGCACCGGGCCGGGCAACTACCTGGTCGTCGGCCCGCGTTGGGACGGCGAGGTGCCCGGCGGCATCACCGAAGTGCTGCGCTCTCCCACCGAGCTGGTGGCCATGGGCCCCCGGGTGTTCCTGGACGACACCCCCGAGGACCTGGAAGCCGTCCAGCCGCTCCTCAACCAGATGGTCATCCATCCGCTCAGCGCCCACGCCGGCAGCCCGCGGACCGTGGACTGGCGCAAGGTCCCGCACTTTCCCGGCGGGGACACCTCGGCGGGGGAGCGCCAGTGGGTCGACCCGGAGACGTTCTTCGACGAGCTGCCCGGCGTCCTCGACCGGGTGCCGCCGCTGCCGGGTGAGGAGTCCCGGTACGCGATGATGCGGGCGCTGCTCGCCGCGGCCGACTCCGACCCCGACGTCGCGGCGGCGGCGCGGGAGGCCGCCGTCGAGACGGAGGCCGCGGTCATCGCGCCGCTCTTCCACTTCCGTACCAACGGCACACGCCTGGACGGGGGTTGGAACACGCCGCTCAACGTGGCGCGCTGGGGCTTCGACTACCTGACGCGCACGGCGACGGCGAAATCCAACATGTACGTCAACCAGCCCGAGGAGACCCGCTACTTCTTCCTGGAGTACGACAGCCAGGACCGGCGCCTCGACGGCGACAAGCGCTACACGATCACGTTCCCGCCCGGGCAGGTGCCGCCGGTGGACGGCTTCTGGTCGCTGACGCTCTACAACCCGGAGCACTTCTTCGCCCCGAACGAGCTCGGCCGCTACTCGCTCGGAACGAAGAGCGGGTCCATGACGTACGGGGCCGACGGCTCGCTCACGCTCCACATCCAGCACGAGCCGCCCGCCGAGGGGCAGCGGGCCAACTGGCTGCCGGCTCCCCGCGGCGCGTTCGAGCTGACTCTGCGTGCCTATTGGCCCAAGTCCGTTATTGCCGACGGGAGTTGGACGCCGCCGCCGGTGCGTCAGGTGTGA
- a CDS encoding endonuclease V translates to MVTITGVPDGWPADEVAARGMQDALRDRVVRDEAGPPPGAGTVTGIDVAYDDERGVVAAAAVVLDGATLAVVEEATAVGEVAFPYVPGLLAFREIPAVVGALEALTTDPGLVVCDGYGLAHPRRFGLASHLGVLTGLPTMGVAKNPFVFSHGELGEERGSAAALLDGDEEVGRALRTQGGVKPVYVSVGHRVSLDNACAHALSLTPKYRVPETTRRADRLCRDALAEVSARPRPGT, encoded by the coding sequence ATGGTGACGATCACGGGGGTCCCCGACGGCTGGCCGGCGGACGAGGTCGCGGCGCGCGGCATGCAGGACGCGCTGCGCGACCGCGTCGTACGGGACGAGGCCGGGCCGCCGCCCGGCGCCGGGACGGTCACCGGGATCGACGTCGCCTACGACGACGAGCGGGGCGTCGTCGCCGCGGCCGCCGTCGTCCTGGACGGGGCGACGCTCGCCGTGGTCGAGGAGGCGACGGCCGTCGGGGAGGTCGCCTTCCCTTACGTTCCGGGCCTGTTGGCGTTCCGCGAGATCCCGGCGGTCGTGGGCGCGCTGGAGGCGCTGACCACCGACCCCGGCCTCGTGGTCTGCGACGGCTACGGGCTCGCGCACCCGCGCCGCTTCGGCCTCGCGAGCCACCTCGGCGTGCTCACCGGGCTGCCCACCATGGGGGTCGCGAAGAACCCGTTCGTCTTCTCCCACGGCGAGTTGGGCGAGGAGCGGGGGAGCGCGGCGGCGCTGCTCGACGGCGACGAGGAGGTCGGCCGCGCGCTGCGCACCCAGGGCGGTGTGAAACCGGTGTACGTGTCCGTGGGTCACCGGGTCTCGCTCGACAACGCGTGTGCGCACGCGTTGTCGCTCACGCCGAAGTACCGCGTCCCGGAGACGACACGGCGGGCGGACCGTCTGTGCCGGGACGCGCTCGCCGAGGTCAGCGCTCGGCCGCGACCCGGAACGTGA
- a CDS encoding acyl-CoA dehydrogenase family protein yields MERRLFSAEHEAFRETVRTFLAKEVTPHYEQWEKDGIVSREAWLAAGRQGLLGLAVPEEFGGGGNADFRYPAVLAEEFTRAGASGLAVGLHNDIIGPYLTSLGTEEQKRRWLPGFCEGSIISAIAMTEPGAGSDLQGIRTTAEDKGDHWLLNGSKTFISNGILADLVIVVAKTTPEGGAHGLSLLVVERGMEGFERGRNLDKIGQKAQDTAELFFNDVRVPKENLLGELNGAFIHLMTNLAQERMGIAVAAIAASEHLLEITTQYVKEREAFGRPLAAKQHIRFEIAEMATECAVTRTFLDRCIEDHSDGTLDAVHASMAKWWATELQKRVADRCLQLHGGYGYMTEYRVAKAFTDGRIQTIYGGTTEIMKEIIGRSLLT; encoded by the coding sequence ATGGAACGACGCCTGTTCAGCGCCGAGCACGAGGCGTTCCGCGAGACCGTGCGCACCTTCCTCGCCAAGGAGGTGACGCCGCACTACGAGCAGTGGGAGAAGGACGGCATCGTCTCCCGCGAGGCCTGGCTCGCCGCCGGGCGCCAGGGCCTGCTCGGGCTCGCCGTGCCCGAGGAGTTCGGGGGCGGCGGCAACGCCGACTTCCGCTACCCCGCCGTGCTCGCCGAGGAGTTCACGCGCGCGGGCGCCTCCGGTCTCGCCGTCGGCCTGCACAACGACATCATCGGCCCGTACCTGACCTCGCTCGGCACCGAGGAGCAGAAGCGGCGCTGGCTGCCCGGTTTCTGCGAGGGCTCGATCATCAGCGCCATCGCCATGACCGAACCCGGCGCCGGATCCGACCTCCAGGGCATCCGCACCACCGCCGAGGACAAGGGCGACCACTGGCTGCTCAACGGGTCGAAGACCTTCATCTCCAACGGGATACTCGCCGACCTGGTGATCGTCGTCGCCAAGACGACGCCCGAGGGCGGCGCGCACGGTCTTTCGCTGCTCGTCGTCGAGCGCGGCATGGAGGGCTTCGAGCGCGGCCGCAACCTCGACAAGATCGGCCAGAAGGCCCAGGACACCGCCGAGCTGTTCTTCAACGACGTCCGCGTCCCGAAGGAGAACCTGCTCGGCGAGCTCAACGGCGCTTTCATCCACCTGATGACGAACCTCGCGCAGGAGCGCATGGGCATCGCCGTCGCCGCGATCGCCGCCTCCGAGCACCTCCTGGAGATCACCACCCAGTACGTGAAGGAGCGCGAGGCCTTCGGGCGCCCGCTCGCCGCGAAGCAGCACATCCGCTTCGAGATCGCGGAGATGGCCACCGAGTGCGCCGTCACCCGCACGTTCCTGGACCGCTGCATCGAGGACCACTCGGACGGCACGCTCGATGCCGTGCACGCCTCGATGGCGAAGTGGTGGGCGACCGAGCTGCAGAAGCGGGTCGCCGACCGCTGCCTCCAACTGCACGGCGGGTACGGGTACATGACCGAGTACCGCGTCGCGAAGGCGTTCACCGACGGGCGCATCCAGACCATCTACGGCGGCACGACCGAGATCATGAAGGAGATCATCGGGCGCTCGCTGCTGACCTGA
- a CDS encoding CaiB/BaiF CoA transferase family protein: MAVAGTETGGRSGGPLAGVRVVELAGIGPGPFAAMLLADLGADVVRVDRPGGQALGVPPEYDVTNRNKRSVVVDLKAEDGAERVLQLAARADVLIEGYRPGVAERLGVGPEDCRARNPKLVYGRMTGWGQEGPLAQRAGHDIGYIALTGALGLTGDPDRPPVAPANLLGDYAGGSLYLVVGVLAALHHARDTGTGQVVDAAIVDGTAHLSTMIHGMLAAGGWQDRRAANLLDGGAPFYGTYETADGKYMAVGALEQQFYAEFAELLGLGEVAAARGDLGRWDELRAAVAARFKERTRDEWAAVFEGSDACVAPVLSLGEAPHHPHLAARGTFVDHGGLTQPAPAPRFSGTPTSVHSGPALPGADTTDVARDWDVPALNDPTTKGS; encoded by the coding sequence ATGGCAGTGGCAGGCACGGAAACCGGCGGTCGCAGCGGCGGCCCGCTCGCCGGGGTGCGCGTGGTGGAACTGGCCGGGATCGGTCCCGGACCCTTCGCCGCGATGCTCCTCGCCGACCTCGGGGCCGACGTCGTACGCGTCGACCGGCCCGGCGGGCAGGCGCTCGGGGTCCCCCCGGAGTACGACGTCACGAACCGCAACAAGCGCTCCGTGGTCGTCGACCTGAAGGCCGAGGACGGCGCCGAGCGGGTGTTGCAACTCGCCGCGCGCGCCGACGTGTTGATCGAGGGATACCGGCCGGGCGTCGCCGAGCGGCTCGGCGTCGGGCCCGAGGACTGCCGTGCCCGCAACCCGAAGCTGGTCTACGGCCGGATGACCGGCTGGGGCCAGGAAGGCCCCCTTGCTCAGCGCGCGGGCCACGACATCGGCTACATCGCGCTGACCGGCGCCCTCGGCCTGACCGGCGACCCCGACCGGCCGCCGGTGGCCCCCGCGAACCTGCTCGGCGACTACGCGGGCGGCTCGCTCTACCTGGTCGTCGGCGTCCTCGCCGCCCTGCACCACGCCCGCGACACCGGCACCGGCCAGGTCGTCGATGCCGCCATCGTCGACGGCACCGCGCACCTCAGCACGATGATCCACGGGATGCTCGCGGCCGGCGGCTGGCAGGACCGGCGCGCCGCCAACCTCCTCGACGGCGGCGCCCCGTTCTACGGCACGTACGAGACGGCCGACGGCAAATACATGGCGGTCGGCGCCCTTGAGCAGCAGTTCTACGCCGAGTTCGCCGAACTGCTCGGGCTCGGCGAGGTCGCCGCGGCCCGGGGCGACCTGGGGCGCTGGGACGAGCTGCGCGCGGCCGTCGCCGCCCGCTTCAAGGAACGTACGCGGGACGAATGGGCGGCCGTCTTCGAGGGCTCGGACGCCTGCGTCGCACCCGTGCTCTCCCTCGGCGAGGCCCCGCACCACCCGCACCTCGCCGCCCGCGGCACCTTCGTCGACCACGGCGGCCTCACCCAGCCGGCGCCCGCGCCCCGCTTCTCCGGCACCCCCACAAGCGTCCACTCGGGCCCCGCCCTGCCCGGCGCCGACACCACCGACGTCGCCCGCGACTGGGACGTACCGGCCCTGAACGATCCCACTACGAAAGGCAGTTGA
- a CDS encoding MFS transporter, which yields MVNSRPLTARRMAGWGVGALASNAFNTLPGLLLLIYMTDALGVPPTLAGLVVAVPKLFDLVASPWFGAVSDREAARTGRRRRLMASGAVILPFAFVATFSSPVRGDAAALWVFAAFLAASAAYLCFQVPFTALPAEMAESGEARTRLMTWRTFFFTLGMLVGGVAGPLLTKDGTPAAYRTMAVIIGVVLLIVLLLPVATTRDVRSRPSVDVRSLREAFRTARDNKPFVLLAGVLFLYFVFTVMMLTGLPYVATYFLGGKDQQATVFLVFALSSTLGVPVAGALARRWGNVPVLFAGLTLWIAGGLALYVAVGASTTAVVVASVLPALGQSAGLVAMYALLTDCMGYQAERTGQDSAGVLSGVWTAVDTAGHALGPLCYTVVLSLTGYASATLDHPVTQSATALEGLRLGFSVLPGLLLLTTVPLVLRYRRAVAGLAKAPDVRPADA from the coding sequence ATGGTCAACTCGCGGCCCCTGACCGCCCGCCGGATGGCCGGCTGGGGCGTCGGCGCCCTCGCGTCGAACGCCTTCAACACGCTGCCCGGCCTGCTGCTGCTCATCTACATGACGGACGCGCTCGGGGTTCCGCCGACGCTCGCCGGGCTCGTCGTCGCCGTGCCGAAGCTGTTCGACCTGGTGGCGAGCCCCTGGTTCGGCGCGGTCAGCGACCGTGAGGCGGCCCGCACCGGGCGCCGCCGCAGGCTGATGGCCTCGGGTGCGGTGATCCTGCCGTTCGCGTTCGTCGCCACCTTCAGCTCCCCGGTACGCGGCGATGCCGCCGCCCTGTGGGTGTTCGCCGCGTTCCTCGCCGCGTCCGCCGCCTACCTGTGCTTCCAGGTGCCGTTCACCGCGCTGCCCGCCGAGATGGCCGAGTCCGGTGAGGCACGGACCCGGCTGATGACCTGGCGGACGTTCTTCTTCACGCTCGGCATGCTGGTGGGCGGGGTCGCCGGACCGCTGCTCACGAAGGACGGCACCCCGGCCGCGTACCGGACCATGGCCGTGATCATCGGGGTGGTGCTGCTCATCGTGCTGCTCCTGCCGGTCGCCACCACGCGTGACGTGCGCTCGCGTCCCTCCGTCGACGTACGGTCCCTGCGCGAGGCCTTCCGTACGGCCAGGGACAACAAGCCGTTCGTGCTCCTGGCCGGCGTGCTGTTCCTGTACTTCGTGTTCACCGTCATGATGCTGACGGGCCTGCCCTACGTCGCCACGTACTTCCTCGGCGGCAAAGACCAACAGGCCACCGTCTTCCTGGTGTTCGCGCTCAGCTCCACGCTCGGCGTGCCCGTCGCGGGTGCCCTCGCGCGCCGCTGGGGCAATGTGCCGGTGCTGTTCGCCGGTCTCACGCTGTGGATCGCCGGCGGCCTCGCCCTGTACGTCGCCGTGGGCGCGAGCACGACGGCCGTCGTCGTGGCGAGCGTGCTGCCCGCGCTCGGCCAGTCCGCCGGCCTCGTCGCGATGTACGCGCTGCTCACCGACTGCATGGGCTACCAGGCCGAGCGCACGGGACAGGACAGCGCGGGCGTGCTGTCCGGCGTGTGGACCGCGGTCGACACGGCCGGGCACGCGCTCGGCCCGCTCTGCTACACGGTCGTCCTCTCGTTGACCGGCTACGCGTCCGCCACCCTCGACCATCCGGTGACCCAGTCGGCGACCGCCCTCGAAGGCCTGCGGCTCGGCTTCTCCGTCCTGCCCGGCCTGCTCCTGTTGACCACCGTTCCGCTGGTGCTGCGTTACCGCCGCGCCGTCGCGGGTCTGGCGAAGGCTCCAGACGTACGCCCCGCCGACGCCTGA
- a CDS encoding arylsulfatase, producing MVNPAYRATLPIQQPKRPHATPMDVRDAAQPAPLDRIRPPKGAPNVLMILVDDMGFGASSSYGGPCSMPTAERLAEGGLRLNRFHTTAICSPTRASLLTGRNHHTVGAAGITELATSHDGYTSSRPDSCAPIPEILRRNGYNTFAFGKWHQTPVWETSRSGPYDRWPTGEGFERFYGFMGAETDQWYPNLYEGTTPIATPTEPGYHLSEDLADRAIADIREQQAVTPDQPFFGYLAFGACHSPLQAPQEYIDAYRGAFDHGWDEQRERTLAKMKDLGIVPEDCDLSARPDEIQAWADQSEDAKRLYTRMMEAYAGMATHTDAQVGRVVDALEEMGLLDDTLILYVMGDNGASAEAGPDGCVNEYATYNVVPASVESMLERVDELGGPSLYNHYPVGWAHAMNTPYQWTKQMASHWGGTRVGTIVHWPAGITRPGGIREQFTHVNDMAPTLLDLAGIPEPTSVNGVAQKPMEGVSFAYALNDADAPERHTTQYFEIFGNRGIYHDGWSACTKHEVPWELAGEQRPFSEDTWELYAPGDHAQARDLAGEMPDKLERLKELFLIEGGKYNVFPLDDRKATRVFSEEVGRPTVGSTTSVSLYPGMRALHESVLPSTRNRSWTLTADIEVAEEPARGVIVAQGSRFAGWALYLREGVPVFHYSWVDVERYEIAAPERLAPGRHELRYRFTYDGGGVGKGGLGELFVDGKPAGSTRLEHTVPFIYHMTDGLDIGEDNGNPVTGDYGTDRGVFTGGRIHKAVLDSGDDAHRDPVGEAKAKASLQ from the coding sequence GTGGTGAACCCGGCCTACCGTGCCACCCTCCCGATCCAGCAGCCGAAGCGTCCGCACGCCACACCGATGGACGTGCGGGACGCGGCGCAGCCCGCGCCGCTGGATCGGATCCGCCCGCCGAAGGGCGCCCCCAACGTGCTGATGATCCTCGTCGACGACATGGGCTTCGGCGCCTCGTCCTCGTACGGCGGCCCGTGCTCCATGCCCACCGCCGAGCGGCTCGCGGAGGGTGGCCTGCGCCTCAACCGGTTCCACACCACGGCGATCTGCTCGCCCACCCGGGCCTCGCTGCTGACCGGCCGCAACCATCACACCGTCGGTGCCGCCGGCATCACCGAACTCGCCACCAGCCACGACGGATACACGTCCTCCCGGCCCGACTCCTGCGCCCCGATCCCTGAGATCCTGCGCCGCAACGGCTACAACACCTTCGCGTTCGGCAAGTGGCACCAGACTCCGGTCTGGGAGACCTCCCGCTCGGGCCCTTACGACCGCTGGCCGACCGGCGAGGGCTTCGAGCGCTTCTACGGCTTCATGGGCGCAGAGACCGACCAGTGGTATCCGAACCTGTACGAGGGCACCACCCCGATCGCCACCCCCACCGAGCCCGGCTACCACCTCAGCGAGGACCTCGCCGACCGGGCCATCGCCGACATCCGCGAACAGCAGGCCGTCACCCCCGACCAGCCGTTCTTCGGCTATCTCGCGTTCGGCGCCTGCCACTCACCGCTCCAGGCGCCGCAGGAGTACATCGACGCCTACCGCGGCGCCTTCGACCACGGCTGGGACGAGCAGCGCGAGCGGACGCTCGCGAAGATGAAGGACCTCGGCATCGTCCCCGAGGACTGCGACCTGAGCGCGCGGCCCGACGAGATCCAGGCCTGGGCCGACCAGTCCGAGGACGCGAAGCGGCTCTACACGCGGATGATGGAGGCGTACGCCGGCATGGCGACGCACACCGACGCGCAGGTCGGCCGGGTCGTGGACGCCCTGGAGGAGATGGGCCTGCTCGACGACACCCTGATCCTGTACGTGATGGGCGACAACGGCGCCAGCGCCGAGGCGGGTCCCGACGGCTGCGTCAACGAGTACGCGACGTACAACGTCGTCCCCGCGAGCGTGGAGTCGATGCTGGAGCGCGTCGACGAGCTCGGCGGCCCGAGCCTCTACAACCACTACCCGGTGGGCTGGGCGCACGCCATGAACACCCCGTACCAGTGGACGAAGCAGATGGCCTCCCACTGGGGCGGCACGCGCGTCGGCACGATCGTGCACTGGCCGGCCGGGATCACCCGACCCGGCGGTATCCGCGAGCAGTTCACGCACGTCAACGACATGGCGCCGACCCTCCTCGACCTGGCGGGCATCCCCGAGCCGACGTCGGTCAACGGCGTGGCACAGAAGCCCATGGAGGGCGTCTCGTTCGCGTACGCGCTGAACGACGCGGACGCTCCCGAGCGGCACACCACCCAGTACTTCGAGATCTTCGGCAACCGCGGCATCTACCACGACGGCTGGTCCGCCTGCACCAAGCACGAGGTGCCGTGGGAACTCGCTGGCGAGCAGCGGCCGTTCAGCGAGGACACCTGGGAGCTGTATGCGCCCGGCGACCACGCCCAGGCGCGCGACCTCGCCGGCGAGATGCCGGACAAGCTGGAGCGGCTCAAGGAGCTGTTCCTCATCGAGGGCGGCAAGTACAACGTCTTCCCGCTCGACGACCGCAAGGCGACCCGGGTCTTCAGCGAGGAGGTGGGCCGGCCCACGGTCGGCAGCACGACGTCGGTCTCCCTCTACCCGGGCATGCGCGCCCTGCACGAGTCGGTGCTGCCCTCCACCCGCAACCGCTCCTGGACGCTGACCGCGGACATCGAGGTGGCCGAGGAACCGGCGCGCGGCGTGATCGTGGCGCAGGGCAGCCGGTTCGCTGGCTGGGCGCTGTATCTGCGCGAGGGCGTGCCGGTGTTCCACTACAGCTGGGTGGACGTCGAGCGGTACGAGATCGCCGCGCCGGAGCGGCTGGCCCCGGGCCGGCACGAGCTGCGCTACCGCTTCACGTACGACGGCGGGGGCGTCGGCAAGGGCGGCCTCGGTGAGCTGTTCGTCGACGGCAAGCCGGCCGGTTCGACCCGCCTGGAGCACACGGTGCCGTTCATCTACCACATGACGGACGGCCTCGACATCGGCGAGGACAACGGCAACCCGGTCACCGGCGACTACGGCACGGACCGCGGCGTGTTCACCGGCGGCCGCATCCACAAGGCCGTCCTGGACAGCGGCGACGACGCGCACCGGGACCCGGTGGGCGAGGCGAAGGCCAAGGCCTCGCTCCAGTAG
- a CDS encoding saccharopine dehydrogenase family protein: MGGMNESSRTYDVVLFGATGFVGVLTAEYLAANAPEGLRWAIAGRDTTKLERLRERLTEINPECAVLPLMRVDVAERASVRELAVNTRVVATTVGPYLEYGEGLVAACASAGTDYVDLTGEPEFVDLMYVRHDALARDTGARIVHACGFDSIPHDLGAYYTVKQLPEGVPLRVDGFVRSNATLSGGTFASALNQFSRARQMLSAQAERRRHEPRPIDRTAYAPTGTPHYAKEIGAWALPLPTIDPQVVQRSARAVARYGPDFRYRHYAAVKTLPFAVGGVVGMSTLFAAAQVPPVRRWLSGRLKPGDGPDEARRAKSWFSVRFVGEGGGRRVYTEVSGGDPGYAETAKMLAESAICLVRDELPDTAGQVTTVEAMGDALIERLTKAGITFRVAAER; encoded by the coding sequence ATGGGTGGCATGAACGAGTCAAGCAGGACGTACGACGTGGTGCTGTTCGGGGCGACGGGGTTCGTGGGGGTGCTCACTGCCGAGTACCTCGCGGCCAACGCACCCGAGGGACTGCGGTGGGCGATCGCCGGGCGTGACACCACGAAGCTGGAGCGGCTGCGCGAGCGGCTGACCGAGATCAATCCGGAGTGCGCGGTGCTCCCGCTGATGCGCGTGGACGTCGCCGAGCGGGCGTCGGTGCGTGAACTGGCCGTCAACACACGGGTGGTGGCGACGACCGTGGGCCCGTACCTGGAGTACGGCGAGGGGCTCGTCGCCGCGTGCGCGAGCGCGGGCACCGACTACGTGGACCTCACTGGCGAGCCGGAGTTCGTGGACCTCATGTACGTCCGGCACGACGCCCTCGCACGCGACACCGGCGCCCGCATCGTGCACGCCTGCGGGTTCGATTCCATTCCGCACGACCTGGGCGCGTACTACACGGTCAAGCAGCTGCCGGAGGGCGTCCCGCTGCGCGTCGACGGCTTCGTGCGGTCGAACGCGACGCTCTCCGGCGGCACGTTCGCGTCCGCCCTGAACCAGTTCTCGCGGGCCCGGCAGATGCTCTCCGCGCAAGCGGAGCGGCGCCGCCACGAGCCCCGCCCGATCGACCGCACGGCATACGCGCCGACCGGCACCCCGCACTACGCCAAGGAGATCGGCGCGTGGGCCCTGCCGCTGCCGACGATCGACCCGCAGGTGGTGCAGCGCTCCGCGCGGGCCGTCGCGCGCTACGGCCCCGACTTCCGCTACCGGCACTACGCGGCCGTGAAGACGCTGCCGTTCGCGGTGGGTGGCGTGGTCGGCATGAGCACGCTGTTCGCCGCGGCCCAAGTGCCTCCGGTGCGGCGGTGGTTGAGCGGGCGGCTGAAGCCGGGTGACGGTCCCGACGAGGCGCGCCGGGCCAAGAGCTGGTTCTCGGTGCGGTTCGTGGGCGAGGGCGGCGGGCGCCGCGTCTACACGGAGGTGTCCGGCGGCGACCCCGGTTACGCGGAGACCGCGAAGATGCTCGCCGAGTCCGCGATCTGCCTCGTGCGCGACGAACTCCCGGACACCGCGGGGCAGGTGACCACCGTGGAGGCGATGGGCGACGCCCTCATCGAGCGGCTGACGAAGGCCGGGATCACGTTCCGGGTCGCGGCCGAGCGCTGA